The nucleotide sequence agaccccttcgtgtgtacacacaatcacaagaccaaatgcgcacgaaaataaatcttgtaatccatgtcagagttcggtgggttataaaataATACCTAGCGTGCCtcttccgaaagcggcgtatggctgcctgaatggcggggtaaaaacgatcatgcacataaaaacccactcgtgcaaaaacatgagtgaacgtgggagtttcagcccatgaacgcagaagaaataGAAGAATCTTCGTGGACATAACATATTATGTAACATTGCCATTGCCTACGTCCTCACTATGGTATTTTTCTAATAACAGTTGAACATCAACTATATTATTCTGCATATCACAAAAACATTACATGTTCCCCGTCTTCGCTCCTTGTTGCTTATAAAGAACATATAAAAAGGCGTGGTACAAAATCAGTTCTACAGCAACAAATGTGAATGTTTATTGGTGATCAAAAGTGCGCCGCGTAGGTAtttcgcgagacagagacaacgAGAGtgagtcacagacagacagaaacagacaggcagacaaacagagcaGCAGAGAGAAAGGAGTCAAAGGCAGGAGTAAGAAGGAGGCAGTGTCACGGACACAGCGAGATAAAAAGTATACATATACAGAGGtgtgaaaacaacaaaaacatcaacaacaaacacaacaataaaaacaaatatctctctctcacacactctctctctctctctctctctctctctctctctctctctctcccacacacacacattaacacacacacacacacacacactggcacacttGCAGCTACGGGGGGAACGTCAGCCAGGCTGGGATTGGTCTGTTGAACGTTATTTCTGCTTTCGGTTTATCGGATGTCAACACTGCCATGGATGCTAGGTAGCACGTCAACCGTCGGGTCGGCTGACGCCAAAATAAACTCCACACTTTAATGCTTCCCCTTGAAATAAACGATGCACTATTTATGTTAAAGGTGAAAAGCACGAGAGTTTCTGTGCACTGAAGCAAATTCGTGTCGATATTCGTGGTTCGTCCCGAGGATGAGAGTGCGATGAAGCTAGTTTCTAATTTAAATGAAATTTCCCACATCACGATCGTCATGAGTGGAATAGGCTACGGCGTCCACGATTCGAACAGCAGTACTTtggaggggagggtggggggaggggataGTCAGTATGGAGTTTATGAGAGACGTACATAGCTGGTTGACTTCCTACCGATAGCTGCGTGTTCGTCACTGCCAAGCAGTATAACATTCGCGAGCATGTACTCAAACCGGAAATACCTCGTAATAACTAGCCAATCAGTCAGAGCCTGGACACGTCAGCCGGTCCGCTGTAACGCCAAAATAAACTCCACACTTAATCCGGCGTCCACGATTCGAACAGCAGTGCTTgggaggggagggtgggggggggggggggggaggggatagTCAGTATGGAGTTTATGAGAGACGTACAAAGCTGGTTGACTTCCTACCGATAGCCGCGTGTTCGTCACTGTCAAGCAGTATAACATTCGCGAGCATGTAGGCCCTACTCAAAGCGGAAAAATAACTAGCCAGTCAGAGCCTGGCTGACGTCCTCCCCGTAGCTGcaagtcactagcacacacacacacacacacacacacacataactatGGTAGTGGCTGCTAACATTAACGCGCCTTCAAAACTAAAAACTCAGGACTACTGCTCGGAACGAGTATAGACGAATCATTGCAAACGACAGAGGTCAGGGGAGAGAACACCGTCAGTGTACTTCCCCTCAAGTATCGACGGAGTTGTCTCCCGCGACACTTTCGGCGATTTGAAGTCGTCTCCAGACTCGCAATAACCTGAAGTTCTTCGCTTTGGAGGCAAGGAATGTTCGCGTTGTCATGGCGATGCAAGGTCCCTTGTCTGATGACACGAAATGGGGTCAAGGTCAAACGGATGTGAGTCTGGTTCTTCTTTACCTTGGTGACGCTGCCTTCAATCTGGAATgctgcaatcaatcaatccatcaatcaatcaacaaatcaaccaatcaatcaatcaatcagaaaATCAATCATTTTGTTGACAGATCGTTGCTCGATAAATACATCGATCAAGTTATCAGTCAGACAAAGAAACAAGGAACCAGTTGATATGAGAAAACAATTAGAACTAATATTTGAACATTTATTACGGAAGAAAAAACAGCAAATGACTGCTTATTAAACACTTTTAAGCTCACgtacatcaacaacaaacaccaacaTTACATAGAAGTAACTATTCAGTATCGTCCACAGAATAATCCGTAAGGAATTGAACAGCTCATGTAAgatagatagacacacacacccacacccacacacacacacacacacacacacacacacacacacacactacaacaaCTAGCAGCGACCACACATCAACTTACCACCTCCCATCAGACGCGGAGACGGCCAGTCGCTCCCCCACTCAGGCAAGGACCTCCTGCAGAAGGTAGAAGTCTGGAACTGTGCCCCTCTCTTCCTCCTCAGGCCCCCTGTCATCCTCcgtcccctcctcctccccctgcCTTTCCCCCTCCTCCCTTGGCGGTTGCAGCGCATGTATCGTTTGACGTAGGGCATGGCCTCTCTACAACACCTGTGAGGGCCATCACGGGGTAACGCCACTGTACCTGGGGGAAAAAAGTGACAAAGATGTTGACATGTTATCGTATTTCTGTTTCCttcattttagtttgtttgctttttgtttgtttgtttatttgttgtttggtATTGTTTTCCCGGTCACTTTACACTTAAGAAAGGAAAACCTTGAGACTGAGCTGTAAATACATGTGGTGGCCACAAAAAAGTCTGTAATtttgttctgtctgtttcttttttctttctttccttctttccttttttccttccttccttccttccttcctttctcgGATACAATAATTATGCTCACATAAAGCTTCTCTTTAGCAGCCAAGCCAGCAACTCACCCTCAGCGCAACACACGTGTGTCTCTGAAGAGATCTTGTTCCTCCCACAACACACATCGTGAATGGAGGACACCTGGTGAACCACCCCGTCACAGCACAGTTCGCGATGCGAGTCATAGGTGGTGTTAGGTCCACAGCGTCCTAGGCAGGGGTTGGAAGGGTCCTCTTTCTGGAACGCTTGGTCGTAGCAACATCTGGAGGTAAGTCGACGAAATGCATGTTAGAAATGTTGACGTTAGTGACCTGGAAAGACTTTCAATAAGGGAACTGGATCGTCAGGAACAGTTGCAAATGTCTCCAAGGACACGCGTAGAATTTGAGGGCAGTACTTTAATGAATAACAAAAACGATAATAGAAAATCACCCGGTAGGAAGAATGTATCAGATTTAGTAGCTCACAGAAAATCTTGGTTTCTGCACTGAGGCGATATAACTATGCCACTCAGTCCATGAAGTTTTACCCGCTTTCTTGTAACATTTACAACTGCTAGTTCTTGTCTTGGGCGATAAGATTTATTGACAAAATCCCCACCAATAAATTAATTGAAATAGAATATATCGTCAGGCCATGCAGTTAAACCAAGTATTATTGTACAAAACTCCTGAGGTACTCACTGTGCGTCCTCAGTGGGCAAGTCGTGCAGACGTCGAGAACAGCAGATCTGCCGGGACGCAAAGTACGAAACACCTCCGCAGCACAgaactctctccccctcccaccTCGGGCCGTCCGATCGGTTCTCGTCAAGCCCCGCCTCGCACCAGCGATGAAACGACGACACCAGCGAAGAAAGGCTtgaagacgacgacgaagacgacTCGGGAAAAGTATTCAAGGCGTTGGAAGGCTGGGGCTTGGAGAACGGTAGTCTTTGGATCTGCCCGGTGCGCGGACTGCAGTAGAAACGCGTCGAGTCGAACGTGATACCACGGGTGTGACTGGGATTGATGCAACAAGCGTCGTGATTGGACGAGGCCACCGGAACAGCAATGTCGCCAGCGCAGCAGATGTGGCCTACTCCTGTTGGTCTTCCGTTGCAGCATTCTTCGTCCTGTCTCATCAGTGTCGACTCGTGCACTGTTGACGACAACACCACACATCGACAATGTAAAACAACATCATCGCCAAATACTCCTACAACAACAGCCGAGGCTACAAAGTCCCTGATGCAAACGTTGAGCAGTACCAATGGTCCTTCTTTGTACAGACCGTTGCCGCAGAGTGGAATAGTTTGGAGGAGAAGGTTGTCCAGGCAAGCGGCTCTGTCGCTGCATTTTTAGCAGCGGTTAGCAGAGGTGCCATGACGGCCACCCCGCACTAGCGCCAACAATGGTTTTAACCTGTTTATAAATTCGGTTAGGGATATGATTTAGGGGGTTGGGGGATCTGCGTGTGGAGGAATTCGAAGGCTGGGGGTGTCGCTCGGATGCTTCCTGTTCTTCAACCGCCCCCCAAACCCCACTAACTGACCTCCTTAGAAAGGATAGGCTAAGATCCAATAATTCCTATTATTAATATTTTTAAATTTTGGGGTTGCGCTCTCTCATTTCCGATGCGACAATAACCTAAAAAGGTTCCTGCAATGTACCGATCCTGATCCTGAAatcactacatttagtcaagctgtcgaaactgaacgcattgcattttttcaccaagaccgtatagcatcgtcagtcccccgctcgtggaaaaggcagtgaaattgacaagccagtacagcgcggtagtggttacgctgagcaggatagcacgcttttctgtatctctattctttttaacttgttgagcttgtttttaatttaaacataacatatctatatgttttgggaatcaggaactgacaggcaatacgatgaaattgtttttaaatcgatttcggacattgtATTTTAAGCATATAatttaaatataacatatttatatgtttttagaatcagaaaataatgaagaataagatgaaattatgtttggatcgtttcataaagaaataattttaattacaatttttaatgaccaaattaactccttaattaatgtttaagccttcaagctgaaatgcaataccaaagtccaagcttcgtcgaagattacttgaccaaaatgtcaaccaacttggttgaaaaatgagagcgtgacagtgccgcctcaactttcacgaaaagccggatatgacgtcatctaagacatttatcaaaaaaatgaaacactCGTCTGGGGATGTCATACTCAGGAtttctcatgtcaagtttcatgaacatcggtccagcagttttctctgaatcgctctacacacacacacacatacacacagacaccaccacgaccctcatctcgattcccccctctacgtaaacaaaaaaaaaacaaattgaacATCATCCCTATTAGtatggtaatgttgaactttagcgttgtaaattcattgcTCACAATCCAATGACATTATTTGACTTATTTTTGTTACAACTCCCTTTAATCAAagcaaaaaaataatttatcgtgaaattaattgacggattgagcgccaaacttaagcataataaATTAATTTGGTCATTTGATCGACGTAAATGACGAGAAAGTGCATACGTAATTATCGACAGAGTTGCCTCCCCTCCTTCGACATGGCGACTGTGCCGATGTTTTCCTTCTAAACCccatggatggatggataagatttacagtccagtgaggttaccctcatggacattcgggctgctttctccccggggaaagcgagctgccatacatacggcgctacccatattttttttcccctgcatgcgtgtattcatgtttcctgagacttaatgccgtgtaaAGGAAAGGCATCTGAACAGTTAATTCCGTGACTTCAAAGGTATCTGCCAAATTGGAGGCGTAAATGTCACTTGATTGTGACCTATGAATTAACAACGCTAAAGTTTAACATTACCATTAGAACAATGCACGGtataatgttgaactttagcgttgtaaattcacaTAACTCACAATCCTTTGGCATTATGGACTAATTGTTGATACATTTAAGTCACTTATATCAAAGCAAAAAATATTTCCTGTGAacttaattgacggattgagcccCGAAATTAAGCATaatcaataaaacaaaattcaCTTGATGGAGGATAATGGCTGCAATGGTTGTCTCCCTTATGTACTATCGACCTAATTTTCTCCCTTCCTTTGTCAAAATGGTTGCACAGATGTTTTCCTTCTAAACCCCATAAATGAAAAACATttacagttcattccgtaaaTTGAATGGTAACTAAAATGACTTATTATGCTTAcgaaaacaagttctgaaaaaaTCAGAGGCTTAGATAGTAGTGGAAAAACGTCCCTGAGCTTACAACGCTAAAGACCTAGATAACCTATGGCTATGACTATTACTGACGGAGGCACACGTCACATTGAATGAATTTAACACAGTGCAATATCTTGAATATTGGTCAAAATGTTCCAATAGTTTACTTTTGCTGGGTTTTTTTAAGAAACGAACAGACATAAATACAGGGTATAAATCCACTATTTCAGCGGAAAAAACAGACATAAATCCATGGGAAAATTCCACTATATCAGCAATTATGCTTTAAACCTGTGACCCTCCTTGGCCGATACATAAATGGTTGCGGTATGGTGAGATCGTCGGATGAGCTGGACAAGTATTTCAGTCAGTTGGATGACAGAAAAGGCATAACTAAGTTAATTGCTCAAAGCAGGTGCAGTGCATTGTTTTGACAGCTGTACACATAATGCGGAGCCTGCTAACAGAAACGTCCCTTTTGTTTCACAGATCTCATCACACACAGTTCATCGAAATGTCAGGCTTCCCATTGTCCACGGTTACGTGCAGGTGGCTTGAAAAAACAGCaatatcatgtgtgtgtgtgtgtgtgtgtgtgtgtgtgtgtgtgtgtgtgtgtgtgaattttgtACAAGTCGTGTCAAGTCTCGGCCAGGGGCCTACATTAAAATTTCAGTCGGAATATGACACCACACAACGAATACATGAGAAATATAATGTTCAATCCGGCAATACAACTGTCACTGTGATTGGTTTTGTCTCTGAACCATCGGTGCAAATTTAGTGTATTGAAATGGTTCATGTCCTTCCTCAATCCGTCTTTCATCGACTGCCAATTcatccgtccgtccgtgcgTTCGCCTTTTACTATTATAACACGGGAAACTTACGTGGGTAATTATGTCAATGTTTTGAAAACTGCAAATGAGAACGCGAATGTGGATAATGCTATTATCTCACAGTTGCTTTTAATTCCCGTCTACCGCTGATTttaatcaatttttttttagatttgatTTAATCTTCTTTATAGGATATAAACTGCAATTTGGAAAAGAATAGTTACAATGAGCAAAAGAAACTGTGAACTTACGAATGTTAGGAGTGATGatagattgccattttaatgTGAATATCTGAGAAATGTGTCATGTGTCTAGCGTACCAGATTACGGACAGTCATGATGAagacgatgatgatgttgatgatgatattgataatgatgatgatgatgatgttgacgacgacgacgacgatgatgatgaggaggaggaggaggatgatgacgacgacgactacgatgatgatgatgccttACGTCCAATACAGCAGACTAGAGATGCGTCCAGACTTGGTCCACAAGGGTCACCGTGACCTCGCTGCAGTCGAGAGCGATGGCCATCCCGTTCTGATGCAGCTGAggacacaccaacaacaacaatcagttAAACACATACAACACCAACACATGTACAGCACAATGCAACCGACAAACAGATCATTCGATAGTGGCCACTTATGTCAAAGGCACAGTCATTTATGTGAAAACAGGTCTGCTTACTACCTCACATTATACAGTACACAGGCTTTTACAAGGGATCAGaccattcattcattcacttagacacataccgaCAATCAACgtctgactgcttcctgtgcagatttTGAGAGTTCTCAGGTTGACACTAGTGGCTATTAAgaaaatattttatttaaaataaaatctccactctgcacagaaagcccCCAGTCTGTTGATTTGTGGCATGTGTTCATGTGAGGGGTAGCTCTATCTGTTGATTCGTGGCATGTGTTCAAGTGAAGGGGTAGCTCTATCTGTTGATTTGTGGAATGTGTTCATGTGAAGGGGTAGCTCTATCTGTTGATTTGTGGCATGCGTTCAAGTGAAGGGGTAGCTCTATCTGTTGATTTGTGGCATGTGTTCATGTGAAGGGGTAGCTCTATCTGTTGATTTGTGGCATGCGTTCATGTGAAGGGGTAGCTCTATCTGTTGATTTGTGGCATGCGTTCATGTGAAGGGGTAGCTCTATCTGTTGATTTGTGGCATGCGTTCATGTGAAGGGGTAGCTCTATCTGTTGATTTGTGGCATGTGTTCATGTGAAGGGGTAGCTCTATCTGTTGATTTGTGGCATGCGTTCAAGTGAAGGGGTAGCTCTATCTGTTGATTTGTGGCATGCGTTCAAGTGAAGGGGTAGCTCTATCTGTTGATTTGTGGCATGTGTTCAAGTGAAGGGGTAGCTCTATCTGTTGATTTGTGGCATGCGTTCAAGTGAAGGGGTAGCTCTATCTGTTGATTTGTGGCATGCGTTCAAGTGAAGGGGTAGCTCTATCTGTTGATTTGTGGCATGCGTTCAAGTGAAGGGGTAGCTCTATCTGTTGATTTGTGGCATGCGTTCAAGTGAAGGGGTAGCTCTATCTGTTGATTTGTGGCATGCGTTCAAGTGAAGGGGTAGCTCTATCTGTTGATTTGTGGCATGTGTTCAAGTGAAGGGGTAGCTCTATCTGTTGATTTGTGGCATGCGTTCAAGTGAAGGGGTAGCTCTATCTGTTGATTTGTGGCATGCGTTCAAGTGAAGGGGTAGCTCTatctgttgatttgtggtatgcGTTCAAGTGAAGGGGTAGCTCTATCTGTTGATTTGTGGCATGCGTTCATGTGAGGGGTAGCTCTATCTGTTGATTTGTGGCATGCGTTCAAGTGAAGGGGTAGCTCTATCTGTTGATTTGTGGCATGCGTTCAAGTGAAGGTGTAGCTCTATCTGTTGATTTGTGGC is from Littorina saxatilis isolate snail1 linkage group LG5, US_GU_Lsax_2.0, whole genome shotgun sequence and encodes:
- the LOC138966568 gene encoding uncharacterized protein gives rise to the protein MPVTLMPEMIKYSLFFVCLSTTVETAASERDGHRSRLQRGHGDPCGPSLDASLVCCIGLHESTLMRQDEECCNGRPTGVGHICCAGDIAVPVASSNHDACCINPSHTRGITFDSTRFYCSPRTGQIQRLPFSKPQPSNALNTFPESSSSSSSSLSSLVSSFHRWCEAGLDENRSDGPRWEGERVLCCGGVSYFASRQICCSRRLHDLPTEDAQCCYDQAFQKEDPSNPCLGRCGPNTTYDSHRELCCDGVVHQVSSIHDVCCGRNKISSETHVCCAEGTVALPRDGPHRCCREAMPYVKRYMRCNRQGRRGKGRGRRRGRRMTGGLRRKRGAQFQTSTFCRRSLPEWGSDWPSPRLMGGAFQIEGSVTKVKKNQTHIRLTLTPFRVIRQGTLHRHDNANIPCLQSEELQVIASLETTSNRRKCRGRQLRRYLRGSTLTVFSPLTSVVCNDSSILVPSSSPEFLVLKAR